A portion of the Granulosicoccus antarcticus IMCC3135 genome contains these proteins:
- a CDS encoding HupE/UreJ family protein, with the protein MRLLNKLLSAAPIVWLMFACSPAYAHGVASGDQSFLANAEGVHIFPYMYLGAKHMVTGYDHLLYLAGVIFFLRAFKDVLKFVSLFAIGHSITLLFGVLSGIDVNAYLIDAIIGLSVCYKALENLESINFLDPRIAVFGFGLVHGLGLSTKLQDISLSQDGLVENMISFNIGVELGQFIALTLLILLFGWLRGLPDFPRIARSTNIFLFGAGLFLFGMQSIGFYFS; encoded by the coding sequence ATGAGACTCCTCAATAAACTCTTGTCAGCCGCACCCATTGTGTGGCTGATGTTTGCCTGCAGCCCTGCTTACGCCCATGGTGTAGCCAGTGGTGATCAGTCTTTTCTGGCCAATGCTGAAGGGGTGCATATATTCCCCTATATGTACCTGGGTGCCAAGCATATGGTCACAGGCTACGATCACCTGCTTTATCTGGCTGGTGTGATCTTCTTTCTGAGGGCCTTCAAGGATGTGCTGAAGTTCGTCAGCCTGTTCGCCATTGGTCATTCCATTACCTTGCTGTTCGGCGTGCTTTCCGGCATCGATGTCAATGCCTATCTGATCGATGCCATCATCGGCCTGTCGGTTTGCTACAAGGCTCTGGAGAATCTGGAGTCTATCAATTTTCTCGATCCACGAATTGCCGTGTTCGGTTTTGGACTTGTCCACGGCCTTGGCTTGTCCACCAAACTGCAAGACATCAGCTTGTCTCAGGATGGTCTTGTGGAGAATATGATCTCGTTCAACATCGGGGTCGAACTGGGACAGTTTATCGCACTGACGCTACTTATCTTGTTATTCGGATGGTTGCGAGGCCTGCCTGATTTTCCGCGGATTGCTCGCTCTACCAACATTTTTCTCTTTGGCGCCGGACTCTTCCTGTTTGGCATGCAAAGCATCGGTTTCTATTTCAGTTGA
- a CDS encoding DUF6152 family protein, which translates to MRKKLMISAIVALCGGTALPAATYAHHGVNGQFDLSQTLTKKGVVTKVRFANPHSYVYFDVPEANNEVVNWRCELRSGSLLKRKGWKTSMFEVGTEIEIFGSPARTEPTTCYTESVTFSDGRTLIRYGEIGDNGEFINPEQDEAPTGDDKKTDSATATDGASIVGEWGEPIPSGPPAAYAGPAPAFVLTQAALDISGNWTSEDNPRFSCQPTNIILDYRFDQMVNKIEQTPTEVTLTYGFMDTKRTIHIDGDFPEQIEPTMAGYSVGKWTGNKLDVMTKGFSPGFLEVIGGRTERTVPYSEQMEIAETFYVDDKNELVHEYTITDPVYLAEPNSHLQKSVKMDGQYAPFNCDDLTVEEGR; encoded by the coding sequence ATGCGTAAGAAACTCATGATTAGTGCGATTGTCGCGTTGTGTGGGGGGACTGCTCTTCCCGCTGCAACCTACGCTCACCACGGCGTCAACGGACAATTCGACTTGTCGCAGACTCTGACAAAAAAAGGCGTAGTCACCAAGGTCAGATTCGCGAACCCTCACTCCTATGTCTATTTCGACGTGCCTGAGGCAAACAACGAAGTCGTCAACTGGCGCTGTGAGTTGCGCTCCGGCAGCCTGCTGAAACGCAAGGGCTGGAAAACGTCCATGTTCGAGGTCGGCACGGAAATCGAGATTTTCGGTTCTCCTGCGCGCACCGAACCCACGACCTGCTATACCGAGTCCGTTACATTCAGCGATGGAAGAACGCTCATTCGTTACGGTGAAATCGGTGACAACGGCGAGTTCATCAATCCGGAACAGGACGAGGCTCCCACAGGCGACGATAAAAAGACCGATAGTGCTACAGCCACCGATGGGGCATCCATTGTTGGCGAGTGGGGAGAGCCCATCCCCAGTGGTCCACCAGCGGCTTATGCAGGTCCGGCACCAGCCTTTGTATTAACCCAGGCAGCCCTGGATATATCCGGCAACTGGACTTCTGAAGACAATCCGCGTTTCAGCTGCCAGCCCACCAATATCATTCTTGATTACCGTTTTGACCAGATGGTCAACAAGATCGAGCAGACACCAACCGAGGTGACCTTGACCTATGGCTTTATGGATACCAAACGCACTATTCATATCGACGGTGACTTTCCAGAGCAGATCGAACCTACGATGGCCGGTTATTCGGTGGGTAAATGGACAGGTAACAAGCTTGACGTCATGACCAAAGGTTTTTCTCCGGGCTTTCTCGAAGTGATCGGCGGCCGTACTGAACGTACCGTGCCCTACAGCGAGCAGATGGAAATCGCCGAGACTTTCTATGTTGATGACAAGAACGAGTTGGTGCATGAATACACCATCACCGATCCGGTCTACCTTGCAGAGCCCAATTCGCACTTGCAGAAGTCCGTCAAAATGGATGGTCAGTATGCGCCATTCAACTGCGATGACCTGACCGTCGAAGAAGGACGCTAG
- a CDS encoding MOSC domain-containing protein encodes MRTLKELLNTLPQQGRVEWIGVRTVRRTPMTELNEVRACSASGLEGDRYAGRTGERHVTLLQAEHLPAIAGFLGRQEIAPELLRRNLIVSGINLLALKNRYCQIGEVILEITGACHPCSRMEELLGEGGYNAVRGHGGMTARVLQDGILRKGDTVIMLESHADASEP; translated from the coding sequence ATGAGAACGTTAAAAGAACTACTGAATACCTTGCCTCAGCAAGGTCGTGTCGAATGGATCGGTGTGCGCACAGTTCGCCGTACGCCCATGACTGAGCTGAATGAAGTGAGGGCTTGCAGCGCAAGTGGGCTTGAGGGGGATCGGTATGCCGGACGTACCGGGGAGCGGCACGTAACCTTGTTGCAGGCTGAACACCTGCCAGCAATTGCCGGCTTTCTGGGCAGGCAGGAGATAGCTCCAGAGTTGTTGCGTCGCAACCTCATTGTCAGTGGCATCAATCTGTTGGCATTGAAAAACCGCTATTGCCAGATAGGCGAGGTCATACTGGAAATCACAGGTGCCTGTCACCCCTGTAGCCGGATGGAAGAACTACTGGGTGAGGGCGGGTACAACGCCGTACGGGGTCATGGCGGCATGACTGCCCGCGTGTTGCAGGACGGAATCTTGCGAAAGGGCGATACCGTGATCATGCTTGAGTCGCATGCTGATGCATCAGAACCCTGA